One window from the genome of Acinetobacter sp. LoGeW2-3 encodes:
- a CDS encoding cold-shock protein — MTAAREQGVVKWFNDTKGFGFIQRNGGDDVFVHFRAIQGDGHRSLRDGQRVEFSVVKGQKGFQAEEVQPLD; from the coding sequence ATGACAGCTGCTCGCGAACAAGGCGTAGTTAAGTGGTTTAACGATACTAAAGGCTTCGGCTTTATTCAACGTAATGGCGGTGATGACGTATTCGTTCATTTCCGTGCGATCCAAGGTGACGGTCACCGTTCACTTCGTGATGGCCAACGTGTTGAATTCAGTGTTGTAAAAGGCCAAAAAGGCTTCCAAGCTGAAGAAGTACAACCATTAGACTAA
- a CDS encoding thiazole synthase, whose product MQDILQIGSRQFQSRLLVGTGKYKDLQETDQAIQASGAEIVTVAIRRVNIGQHPDQPNLLSVVPPEKYTILPNTAGCFDANSAVRTCMLARELLDGHNLVKLEVLGDEKTLYPNITETLKAAHTLIDDGFEIMVYTSDDPIVAQELESMGCVAIMPLGSLIGSGLGILNPHTISIIKENAKVPVLVDAGVGTASDAAIAMELGCDGVLMNTAIAAAQNPVLMASAMRKAVEAGREAFLAGRMPRKRMANASSPETGYFFK is encoded by the coding sequence ATGCAAGATATACTTCAAATTGGCTCACGCCAGTTCCAGTCACGTCTGTTGGTTGGTACAGGAAAATATAAAGACCTACAGGAAACTGACCAAGCAATTCAGGCCAGTGGTGCAGAGATCGTGACGGTTGCAATCCGCCGTGTGAATATCGGTCAGCATCCCGATCAACCGAACCTGCTCTCTGTCGTTCCACCAGAAAAATACACCATTCTGCCAAATACGGCGGGTTGTTTCGATGCCAATAGTGCAGTACGTACCTGTATGTTGGCACGTGAACTACTGGATGGACATAATCTGGTGAAACTGGAAGTTCTGGGTGATGAAAAGACCTTATATCCAAACATTACTGAAACATTAAAAGCTGCCCACACCCTGATTGATGATGGTTTTGAAATCATGGTGTATACCTCAGATGATCCAATTGTAGCGCAAGAACTGGAAAGTATGGGCTGTGTTGCGATTATGCCTTTAGGTAGTCTGATTGGTTCAGGTCTCGGTATTTTGAATCCGCACACCATTTCCATTATTAAAGAAAATGCCAAAGTGCCTGTTTTGGTTGATGCCGGTGTTGGTACAGCCAGTGATGCAGCAATTGCTATGGAACTGGGTTGCGACGGCGTATTAATGAATACCGCGATTGCTGCTGCGCAAAATCCGGTCTTGATGGCGTCTGCTATGCGCAAAGCAGTGGAAGCAGGTCGTGAAGCATTCTTGGCCGGTCGTATGCCGCGTAAGCGTATGGCCAATGCCAGCTCGCCCGAAACCGGTTATTTCTTTAAATAA
- a CDS encoding SulP family inorganic anion transporter, producing the protein MISLKKEEWFSNIRTDVLAGLVVGLALIPESIAFSAIAGVDPQVGLYASFCIAVSIAFFGGRPAMISAATGAMALLMITLVKDHGLQYLLAATILTGIIQVIAGTFKVAKLMRFVSQSVVYGFLNALAILIFVAQIPEMQKMDAIGYLFVALGLVIIYLFPYIPKIGKAIPSPLICIMILSGLALLLGADMRTVSDLGHFPDTLPVFLIPEIPLNFETLQIIFPYSVTLATVGLLETMMTTTVVDEVTDSESDRHQECRGQGMANIVSGFMGGMAGCAMIGQSIINVSSGARTRLSTLVAGVFLLCLVVFLKDWLAYIPMAALVAIMIMVSFTTFQWGAIKQFGKHPLVFNVVMIAVVLVVLATHNLALGVLIGVVLSALFFINKLENTVHVDTHLIDENSRRYEISGQIFFSSSDRFYQFFDFKENVKKVELDLTHAHIWDVTSVNMFNNMVQKFKAQGIDVQVIGLNEASSTLVDRYQT; encoded by the coding sequence GTGATAAGTCTGAAAAAAGAGGAATGGTTTTCCAATATCCGCACTGATGTTCTGGCTGGACTGGTGGTCGGTTTGGCACTCATTCCAGAGTCGATTGCCTTCTCTGCCATTGCTGGCGTCGATCCTCAAGTCGGTCTGTATGCCTCGTTCTGTATCGCGGTATCCATTGCTTTCTTTGGTGGTCGCCCTGCGATGATTTCGGCAGCAACAGGTGCGATGGCATTACTGATGATCACCTTGGTTAAAGACCATGGTTTGCAATACTTACTGGCTGCTACGATATTGACCGGGATAATTCAGGTGATTGCGGGAACATTTAAAGTTGCCAAATTAATGCGCTTTGTTTCGCAATCTGTGGTTTATGGTTTCTTGAATGCCTTGGCGATTTTGATTTTTGTCGCGCAGATTCCAGAAATGCAAAAAATGGATGCTATCGGTTATCTATTTGTCGCGCTCGGTTTAGTGATTATCTATTTATTTCCTTATATTCCGAAAATTGGTAAAGCCATTCCCTCACCGCTGATTTGTATTATGATCCTCAGTGGATTAGCACTTTTACTCGGTGCAGATATGCGTACCGTGAGTGATCTTGGGCATTTTCCAGATACTTTACCTGTTTTCTTGATCCCAGAAATTCCGCTGAATTTTGAAACACTACAGATCATTTTCCCTTATTCAGTGACTTTGGCTACTGTCGGTTTACTTGAAACCATGATGACCACAACCGTGGTGGATGAAGTCACCGATTCAGAAAGTGACCGTCATCAGGAATGTCGTGGTCAAGGTATGGCGAATATTGTTAGCGGCTTTATGGGCGGCATGGCCGGCTGTGCCATGATTGGTCAGTCGATCATTAACGTTTCTTCTGGTGCACGTACCCGTCTGTCTACCCTAGTTGCCGGGGTATTCCTGCTCTGTCTGGTGGTGTTCCTGAAAGACTGGCTGGCTTATATTCCTATGGCTGCATTAGTCGCAATTATGATCATGGTGTCTTTTACCACCTTCCAGTGGGGCGCGATCAAGCAATTTGGCAAGCATCCTCTTGTCTTTAATGTGGTGATGATTGCAGTCGTACTGGTGGTTTTGGCAACACATAATCTCGCGTTAGGTGTACTCATTGGTGTCGTTCTGTCTGCTCTGTTCTTTATCAACAAGCTAGAAAATACGGTTCATGTTGATACCCATTTGATTGATGAAAATTCACGTCGTTATGAGATTTCCGGGCAGATTTTCTTTAGTAGTTCCGACCGTTTCTATCAGTTCTTTGACTTTAAGGAAAACGTGAAAAAAGTCGAGCTAGATCTGACTCATGCGCATATCTGGGATGTCACTTCTGTGAATATGTTTAATAATATGGTGCAGAAATTCAAGGCTCAAGGCATTGATGTACAGGTAATTGGACTGAATGAAGCCAGCAGCACGTTGGTGGATCGTTATCAGACCTGA
- a CDS encoding DUF423 domain-containing protein: MWIAISAINLALAVMLGAFGAHGLKSRATEAQLGWWQTATDYFFYHALGLLLLGILAKVIPQLPIKPSFILIQLGILLFSGSLYIMALGLPRGLGAITPIGGALMIAGWLTLAWNAFKYIK; this comes from the coding sequence ATGTGGATTGCGATTTCAGCGATTAACCTCGCCCTAGCGGTCATGCTTGGTGCTTTTGGTGCACATGGTTTAAAGAGCCGTGCAACTGAGGCTCAGCTTGGCTGGTGGCAGACTGCAACCGATTACTTTTTCTATCATGCGCTGGGCTTACTGCTATTAGGTATCCTGGCAAAAGTGATTCCACAGTTGCCAATTAAGCCAAGTTTTATTTTGATTCAATTGGGCATTTTACTGTTCAGTGGTTCACTTTATATTATGGCGCTTGGTTTACCGCGCGGTTTGGGTGCAATTACCCCGATTGGCGGTGCACTGATGATCGCAGGCTGGCTGACTCTGGCCTGGAATGCATTCAAATACATCAAGTAA
- a CDS encoding nitroreductase family protein has protein sequence MTESTIEIVHQNIHQRQSIGQLIAPAPNAEQLEMAFQAALTAPDYHRLKPTEFVVIPDDKREAFGELLSQALIDLGQTEAAQIERVKHHPFRAPLLVLALTRLKDHPKVPHFEQILSSGAAIQNFLLSLQAQGFSTMWRSGAVVESLYFKQALGISEKDLVSGIIYIGTAAKTIAPRAEIHTEEFVSQWNPSH, from the coding sequence ATGACCGAATCAACGATCGAAATCGTTCATCAGAATATTCATCAACGTCAATCTATTGGTCAGCTGATTGCTCCAGCACCAAATGCCGAACAGCTGGAAATGGCTTTTCAAGCGGCACTTACTGCTCCTGATTATCATCGTTTGAAACCGACTGAATTTGTGGTTATTCCGGATGACAAGCGTGAAGCTTTTGGTGAGTTGTTGTCACAGGCATTGATTGATCTAGGCCAGACCGAAGCAGCACAGATTGAGCGGGTCAAGCACCATCCTTTCCGTGCACCTTTGCTGGTTCTGGCTTTAACCCGTTTAAAAGACCATCCCAAAGTGCCACATTTTGAACAAATCCTGAGTTCTGGCGCTGCAATTCAGAATTTCTTATTGTCCTTACAGGCTCAAGGTTTTTCGACCATGTGGCGTAGTGGAGCCGTTGTAGAGTCGCTATACTTTAAGCAGGCTTTGGGAATTTCAGAGAAGGATCTGGTTTCAGGCATTATTTATATTGGTACGGCAGCAAAAACGATTGCGCCACGTGCAGAAATCCATACAGAAGAATTTGTCAGCCAGTGGAATCCATCACACTAA
- a CDS encoding putative quinol monooxygenase: protein MITVIAEIICHSEQDMKKVLDSFENIRAQVLQELGCHLYDVYIDHPSIESQLQTKVPFSIMMFEKWESIQHLETHMHSVNMQQHAKATEGAVASVKIRILEAL, encoded by the coding sequence ATGATTACCGTTATTGCTGAAATTATCTGTCATTCAGAACAAGATATGAAAAAAGTTCTGGATTCATTTGAAAACATTCGTGCACAGGTATTACAAGAGCTGGGTTGTCATCTCTATGATGTTTATATTGATCATCCATCGATTGAGAGTCAATTGCAGACCAAAGTGCCTTTTTCAATCATGATGTTTGAGAAATGGGAAAGTATTCAGCATCTGGAAACCCATATGCACAGTGTGAATATGCAGCAACATGCCAAAGCCACTGAAGGCGCGGTTGCCAGTGTGAAGATCCGTATTTTAGAAGCGCTTTAG
- a CDS encoding coniferyl aldehyde dehydrogenase — translation MTSWEQGTNLDNTKYMQDIFQQQRQACLQAAYPSYEQRQQQLKTLHQMVVEHQDEMADAISRDFSNRSLDETKLFEVLISLNGLKHSLKHLKKWMKPSKRQVGILFQPATGYVMYQPVGVVGIVVPWNYPLFLAIGPLGQALAAGNRIMLKMSEYTPEFSSLFQQLIARYFPADQIAVVTGDAQVAQQFTTLPFDHLLFTGATSIARHVLHAAADNLTPVTLELGGKSPVIVAKDADLQESACRLAFGKTMNAGQTCVAPDYAFVHQSQIPAFIEAYFNAIRQFYPNSILSNPDYTTIVNDRQFTRLQQYIEDARAKGAELHQIEQGVDGRRLPHLVLTNVHEDMLIMQNEIFGPLLPVIGYEQIDEAIDYINQHDRPLALYYFGYDKVEQQKVLHATHSGGVCLNETLMTAGMEDMPFGGIGPSGMGHYHGHEGFKTFSHAKSVFSRPKFSLMKLIYPPYGSSILKLIYRIFLR, via the coding sequence ATGACGTCATGGGAACAAGGTACCAATCTGGATAATACCAAATATATGCAGGATATCTTTCAGCAGCAGCGTCAGGCCTGTTTGCAAGCGGCCTATCCAAGCTATGAACAGCGTCAGCAGCAACTGAAAACGCTACATCAAATGGTAGTTGAGCATCAGGATGAAATGGCAGACGCGATTAGCCGGGATTTCTCCAATCGGAGCCTTGATGAAACCAAGCTGTTTGAAGTGCTGATCAGCTTAAATGGACTGAAACACAGCTTAAAGCATCTAAAAAAATGGATGAAGCCGAGTAAACGTCAGGTCGGAATTTTATTCCAGCCAGCGACTGGCTATGTAATGTACCAGCCAGTAGGCGTGGTTGGTATTGTAGTCCCATGGAATTATCCACTTTTTCTCGCCATCGGACCTTTAGGACAGGCATTGGCAGCGGGTAACCGGATCATGCTGAAAATGAGTGAATATACCCCGGAATTTTCCAGCCTGTTTCAACAGCTGATTGCGCGATATTTTCCAGCGGATCAAATTGCAGTTGTGACAGGAGATGCTCAGGTGGCGCAGCAATTCACGACTTTGCCGTTTGATCATTTGCTATTTACCGGTGCGACATCTATTGCGCGGCATGTGCTGCATGCAGCAGCCGATAATCTAACGCCAGTGACACTGGAACTTGGTGGCAAGTCCCCTGTGATTGTTGCTAAGGATGCCGATTTACAGGAAAGTGCATGTCGTCTAGCATTTGGCAAAACCATGAATGCCGGGCAGACTTGTGTGGCACCTGATTATGCATTTGTTCATCAGTCACAAATACCGGCCTTTATAGAGGCTTATTTCAACGCAATTCGACAGTTTTATCCAAATAGTATCCTGAGTAATCCGGATTATACGACCATTGTTAATGACCGCCAGTTTACTCGTTTGCAGCAGTATATTGAGGATGCGAGAGCCAAAGGTGCTGAGTTACATCAGATTGAACAGGGCGTAGATGGGCGTCGTTTGCCACATCTGGTCCTGACCAATGTGCATGAAGATATGCTAATCATGCAGAATGAAATCTTTGGGCCATTGCTACCAGTCATTGGCTATGAGCAGATTGATGAAGCGATTGACTATATCAACCAGCATGACCGGCCATTAGCACTGTATTATTTCGGCTATGATAAAGTTGAGCAGCAAAAAGTGCTACATGCAACGCATAGTGGTGGAGTTTGTCTCAATGAAACTTTAATGACCGCGGGTATGGAAGATATGCCATTTGGCGGGATCGGACCATCTGGAATGGGGCATTATCATGGACATGAAGGCTTTAAGACCTTTAGTCATGCCAAGTCAGTCTTTAGTCGACCAAAATTCAGTTTGATGAAGTTGATTTATCCGCCGTATGGCAGTTCGATCCTCAAATTGATTTATCGTATTTTTCTACGTTAA
- a CDS encoding glutathione binding-like protein: MKLYYAPGACSLAAHIILNEINVDFDLERVDLKTHKTEKGADYYEINPKGYVPALEINPGLILTENVAILPFLAQHDPKQDLIPPSGMGRAKVLEWLGYLNSELHDAYSVFFGAPMDDETKKKAYAEIDRLLSYIDKAIGESDNDYLVDDNFGPADAYLFVLTNWSNHIEHDLTPYKNIIAIRNKVAERQSVQIAMRDEGLIP, translated from the coding sequence ATGAAGCTTTACTATGCACCTGGTGCATGCTCGTTGGCAGCACATATTATTTTAAATGAAATTAATGTTGATTTTGATTTGGAACGTGTTGATTTAAAAACACATAAAACTGAGAAAGGCGCAGATTATTACGAGATCAATCCAAAAGGCTATGTTCCAGCACTGGAAATTAACCCAGGTCTGATCCTAACTGAAAACGTTGCGATTCTTCCATTTCTGGCACAACACGATCCAAAACAAGATTTAATTCCGCCATCGGGTATGGGGCGTGCCAAAGTTCTGGAATGGTTAGGTTACCTGAACTCAGAATTGCATGATGCGTATTCAGTTTTTTTTGGTGCGCCAATGGATGATGAAACCAAGAAAAAAGCCTATGCAGAAATTGACCGTTTATTAAGCTACATTGATAAAGCCATTGGTGAATCAGACAATGACTATCTGGTAGATGATAACTTTGGTCCAGCAGATGCTTATCTGTTTGTACTGACTAACTGGTCTAACCATATTGAACATGACCTGACTCCTTATAAGAATATTATTGCGATTCGCAATAAAGTAGCTGAACGTCAGTCAGTACAAATTGCGATGCGTGATGAAGGTTTAATTCCTTAA
- the thiS gene encoding sulfur carrier protein ThiS: MNIYINGEQQQTDCTTLMELVQHLALEGKRYAVEVNEMIVPKSRLAATPICEADKIEIIHAVGGG; encoded by the coding sequence ATGAACATCTATATCAATGGCGAACAACAACAGACCGACTGCACGACCTTGATGGAACTGGTCCAGCATCTTGCGCTTGAGGGTAAGCGCTATGCTGTTGAAGTCAATGAAATGATCGTTCCCAAAAGCAGATTGGCAGCAACGCCAATCTGTGAGGCAGATAAAATCGAAATCATTCACGCTGTCGGTGGCGGCTAA
- a CDS encoding sulfurtransferase TusA family protein has protein sequence MSDHADQIRTIDAMGKLCPMPLLMLKRALKSHPGETFLLKSSDPHSQIDVSRYCELNQLKYDMKQISDVEFHYVIES, from the coding sequence ATGAGTGATCACGCAGATCAGATCCGCACCATCGATGCCATGGGTAAACTCTGCCCTATGCCACTCTTGATGTTAAAGCGCGCACTGAAAAGCCATCCAGGCGAAACCTTTCTGTTGAAATCATCAGATCCGCATAGTCAGATTGATGTTTCGCGTTACTGTGAGTTAAATCAGCTGAAGTATGATATGAAACAAATTTCCGACGTGGAGTTTCACTACGTAATTGAATCCTAA
- the rhlB gene encoding ATP-dependent RNA helicase RhlB produces the protein MSSGFETLNLHPNLKQAIDALGFSSMTPIQEKVLKFTLAGHDAIGRAQTGTGKTAAFLVSIINDLLSNPVQGQRYRGEPRALILAPTRELALQIESDAHELTKFTDLSVVTLLGGVDFDKQKAQLDKAPVDIMVATPGRLIDFVEQKEVWLDQIEFLVIDEADRLLDMGFIPSVKRIVRFSPRKEQRQTLMFSATFSYDVLNLAQQWLFEPVTVEIEPEKKTNADVEQRVYMVAKADKYKLLQDILRDEPIEKVMIFANRRDQVRKLYDHLKRDNYKVVMLSGEIAQDKRLKMLDQFKNGKHNIMIATDVAGRGIHVDGVSHVVNFTLPEQSDDYVHRIGRTGRAGTRGVSISFLSEDDAFYLPEIEKAIGQKLPLTRLEGYC, from the coding sequence ATGTCATCTGGTTTTGAAACCTTAAATTTACATCCTAATCTAAAACAAGCGATCGATGCTTTAGGCTTTTCTTCTATGACGCCTATTCAGGAGAAGGTTTTAAAATTCACATTGGCAGGTCACGATGCAATTGGTCGTGCTCAGACGGGTACGGGTAAAACAGCGGCCTTCCTGGTGAGTATCATCAATGATCTATTGAGCAATCCTGTACAAGGCCAGCGCTATCGTGGTGAACCACGTGCACTGATTCTGGCACCAACACGTGAACTTGCCCTGCAAATCGAAAGTGATGCGCATGAGCTCACCAAGTTTACTGACCTGAGTGTAGTGACACTGCTTGGTGGTGTGGATTTTGACAAGCAAAAAGCGCAGTTAGATAAAGCTCCTGTTGATATCATGGTGGCAACGCCAGGCCGCTTAATTGACTTTGTTGAACAAAAAGAAGTTTGGTTAGATCAGATTGAATTCTTGGTGATCGACGAAGCTGACCGTCTATTGGATATGGGCTTTATTCCTTCGGTAAAACGTATCGTACGTTTCTCACCACGTAAGGAACAGCGCCAGACCTTAATGTTCTCGGCGACTTTTAGTTATGACGTATTGAATCTGGCACAACAGTGGTTGTTTGAACCGGTCACTGTTGAAATTGAGCCAGAGAAGAAAACTAATGCCGATGTCGAGCAACGTGTGTATATGGTCGCCAAGGCAGATAAATACAAACTGCTACAAGACATTCTGCGTGATGAACCGATCGAGAAGGTGATGATCTTCGCCAATCGTCGTGATCAGGTGCGTAAACTTTATGATCATCTAAAACGTGATAACTATAAAGTGGTGATGCTGTCTGGTGAAATTGCACAAGACAAGCGTTTGAAAATGCTGGATCAGTTTAAAAACGGTAAGCACAACATCATGATTGCCACCGATGTGGCTGGTCGTGGGATCCATGTCGATGGCGTATCGCATGTGGTGAACTTTACTTTGCCAGAACAGTCGGATGATTATGTACACCGTATTGGCCGTACTGGCCGTGCTGGTACCCGTGGCGTGAGTATCAGTTTCCTGTCTGAAGATGATGCGTTCTATCTTCCAGAGATTGAGAAAGCCATTGGCCAGAAATTACCACTGACGCGCCTGGAAGGTTATTGCTAA
- the trmB gene encoding tRNA (guanosine(46)-N7)-methyltransferase TrmB, with the protein MSNDQLDQQVVELDNLSEHREIVTFMRRSAPLNTSQRTALEQYGHLILEYPVGDLRQHFEHPERPLTVEIGFGMGRSLVLMAKANPERNFVGIEVHVPGIAQCVYEAGMAGVTNLRVLDADAIQVLREMPDNSINTIQLYFPDPWQKKRHFKRRFVSHDRMPLVEQKLELGGTFHAATDWEPYAEWMLEVLEERPRLENLAGKGNSYPRPDWRPQTKFERRGIEAGHKINDFIFKKIS; encoded by the coding sequence ATGTCGAACGATCAATTAGACCAGCAAGTCGTGGAGCTGGACAATTTAAGCGAGCACCGTGAAATTGTGACGTTTATGCGCCGCTCAGCACCGCTGAACACCTCTCAACGTACTGCGCTTGAACAATATGGTCACTTAATTTTGGAATATCCTGTTGGGGATTTACGTCAGCATTTTGAACATCCTGAACGTCCACTGACTGTAGAAATCGGTTTCGGTATGGGCCGTTCACTGGTACTGATGGCCAAAGCCAATCCTGAACGTAACTTTGTCGGTATCGAAGTGCATGTACCGGGTATTGCACAGTGCGTGTATGAAGCAGGTATGGCAGGCGTGACTAACTTACGTGTACTAGATGCTGATGCAATTCAGGTATTACGTGAAATGCCAGACAACAGTATCAATACTATTCAACTCTACTTCCCTGATCCATGGCAGAAAAAACGTCACTTTAAACGCCGTTTCGTGTCACACGACCGTATGCCATTGGTTGAGCAAAAGCTAGAGCTTGGCGGTACATTCCACGCTGCAACAGACTGGGAACCATATGCGGAATGGATGCTGGAAGTTCTGGAAGAACGTCCACGTTTAGAAAATCTGGCAGGCAAAGGTAATAGTTATCCACGTCCTGACTGGCGTCCTCAGACTAAATTTGAACGTCGTGGTATCGAAGCTGGTCACAAGATTAATGATTTTATCTTTAAGAAAATTTCTTAA
- the rpoH gene encoding RNA polymerase sigma factor RpoH, with the protein MSDSSNQLMPLSLSAPGVNLGAYISTVNQIPILTAEQEKELADRYFYDQDLDAAKMLVMSHLRFVVHIARSYAGYGLPQGDLIQEGNLGLMKAVKRFDPNMGVRLVSFAVHWIKAEIHEYVIRNWRIVKIATTKAQRKLFFNLRSLKKSSKKLTLDEARSIANDLNVTPEQVLEMEGRLTAYDAAFEASGDDDDEGSGHVAPALYLEDNRYDPARLIENEDYEEQSTAALHDAMEQLDDRSRNILQRRWLDDEKSTLHELAAEYNVSAERIRQLEKNAMEKIKVAMSSN; encoded by the coding sequence ATGAGTGACAGCAGCAATCAATTGATGCCCCTGTCATTATCGGCGCCAGGTGTCAATCTCGGTGCTTATATTAGTACTGTCAATCAGATTCCTATTTTAACTGCCGAACAAGAAAAAGAGTTGGCAGACCGATATTTCTATGACCAGGATTTGGACGCAGCAAAAATGCTGGTGATGTCCCACCTGCGTTTTGTTGTACATATTGCACGTAGTTACGCAGGTTATGGCCTGCCTCAAGGTGACCTCATCCAAGAAGGCAACCTTGGTCTTATGAAAGCGGTAAAACGCTTTGACCCGAATATGGGTGTCCGTCTTGTTTCCTTTGCCGTGCACTGGATTAAGGCGGAAATCCACGAATATGTGATTCGTAATTGGCGTATTGTTAAAATTGCGACCACCAAAGCACAGCGTAAACTGTTCTTTAATCTGCGTAGTCTAAAAAAGTCATCTAAAAAGCTGACATTAGATGAAGCTCGATCCATTGCTAATGACCTGAATGTGACCCCTGAACAGGTTCTGGAAATGGAAGGCCGTTTGACTGCCTATGATGCAGCATTTGAAGCTTCTGGCGATGATGACGATGAAGGTTCAGGTCATGTTGCTCCAGCACTATATCTGGAAGATAACCGTTACGATCCGGCACGTCTGATTGAAAATGAAGACTACGAAGAACAAAGTACTGCTGCCCTGCACGATGCCATGGAACAACTTGATGACCGTTCACGTAACATCTTGCAGCGTCGCTGGTTAGATGATGAAAAATCCACCCTGCATGAGCTTGCCGCAGAATACAATGTTTCTGCCGAGCGTATTCGTCAACTGGAAAAAAATGCCATGGAAAAAATTAAAGTTGCGATGTCTTCCAACTAA
- a CDS encoding NAD(P)H-dependent oxidoreductase, translating into MKNILLVNGAKTFAHSNGELNDTLTELAQEVLSELGHQVQITRADSEYDTQAEVEKYLWADTVIYQMPGWWMGTPWTVKKYIDDVFTEGHGSLYANDGRSRSDVSKKYGSGGLIHDKNYMLSLTWNAPMEAFNDAEQFFHGVGIDGVYLPFHKANQFLGMQALPTFIVNDVIKVPKVDTYIVQYREHLTKIFA; encoded by the coding sequence ATGAAAAATATTTTATTGGTAAATGGCGCGAAAACTTTTGCACACTCGAATGGTGAATTAAATGATACCTTGACTGAGCTGGCTCAAGAAGTATTGTCAGAGTTAGGACATCAGGTTCAGATCACTCGTGCCGACAGTGAATATGATACACAAGCTGAAGTTGAAAAATATCTTTGGGCAGATACGGTCATTTATCAGATGCCGGGCTGGTGGATGGGTACACCATGGACAGTGAAAAAGTATATTGATGATGTCTTTACAGAAGGGCATGGCAGCCTGTATGCAAATGATGGTCGCTCACGTTCAGACGTTTCAAAAAAATATGGCTCAGGTGGTCTTATTCACGATAAAAACTATATGTTGTCACTTACCTGGAATGCACCGATGGAGGCTTTTAATGATGCTGAGCAATTTTTCCATGGAGTAGGCATAGATGGTGTTTACTTACCATTTCATAAAGCCAACCAATTCTTGGGTATGCAGGCTTTACCAACATTTATAGTAAATGATGTCATTAAAGTACCGAAAGTTGACACATATATCGTCCAGTATCGTGAACACTTAACTAAAATTTTCGCTTAA